Proteins found in one Deinococcus aerophilus genomic segment:
- the pyrE gene encoding orotate phosphoribosyltransferase codes for MDVLELYRQAGAYHEGHFLLASGRHSPKFLQSTTLLQYPHLTEQIGAALATRLSGAGVQADFLLGPAMGGVVLAYEVARHYRNDAGKAPRALFAEKDGHGGMKIREAFQIAPGETFIAVEDVLTTGGSVLKAVRAAEAAGGRCAAVACIVDRRAAAGPLEGYPLVSLTRLTFDTYLPQDVPEWLAAIPLQEI; via the coding sequence ATGGATGTTCTAGAGCTGTACCGCCAAGCCGGGGCCTACCACGAAGGGCATTTTCTGCTTGCCAGCGGGCGTCACAGTCCCAAATTCCTGCAGAGCACCACGCTGCTGCAGTACCCGCACCTTACCGAACAGATCGGCGCGGCGCTCGCCACCCGGCTGAGCGGGGCCGGCGTGCAGGCCGACTTTCTGCTGGGTCCTGCGATGGGCGGCGTGGTTCTGGCCTACGAGGTGGCGCGGCATTACCGCAACGATGCCGGAAAGGCGCCCCGCGCCCTGTTCGCCGAGAAGGACGGCCACGGCGGCATGAAGATCCGTGAGGCCTTCCAGATTGCCCCGGGCGAGACCTTTATCGCCGTGGAGGACGTGCTGACCACCGGAGGAAGCGTCCTGAAGGCCGTGCGCGCTGCCGAGGCCGCCGGAGGGCGCTGCGCCGCCGTCGCCTGCATCGTGGACCGCCGCGCCGCAGCAGGACCCCTGGAGGGATACCCGCTCGTTTCCCTGACCCGCCTGACCTTCGACACCTACCTGCCGCAGGACGTGCCCGAGTGGCTCGCGGCGATTCCGCTGCAGGAGATCTGA